From the Pseudomonadota bacterium genome, one window contains:
- a CDS encoding glycosyltransferase family 9 protein, with amino-acid sequence MTGPDPTERILVVSLSNVGDAVMTTPVLEALHRRYPAAVIDIVGDRRSSGLFEFCPYRGHIFHKHKRGGVGGLLRLLRDLRRTRYELVVDLRTDGLAYLLRARRRVTKWGARPPRGPHAIERLFATVGPLFGTEPIPATRLWLDDGLEAAAARMLQPLPPGPCLALGPGAKWPPKTWPSGRFVEMVEAVRDLFAGVVILGGPGDTGSALRVAAGIRLPCVNLCGRTSLLEDCAVLTRCAVFVGNDSGAGHMAAALETATLTVFGPTDPLCFHPWGARAAWVVAPGGELAALTGSAVAERLREQFFRPCGASG; translated from the coding sequence ATGACGGGCCCCGACCCGACGGAACGGATCCTCGTCGTCTCGCTCAGCAACGTCGGCGATGCCGTCATGACCACCCCGGTCCTGGAGGCCTTGCACCGGCGCTATCCCGCGGCCGTGATCGACATCGTCGGGGATCGGCGCTCCAGTGGGTTGTTCGAATTCTGCCCGTATCGCGGCCACATCTTCCACAAGCACAAACGCGGTGGTGTCGGGGGGCTCTTGCGTTTGCTACGGGACCTGCGGCGGACGCGCTATGAGCTGGTCGTCGATCTCCGCACCGACGGCCTGGCCTATTTGCTCAGGGCCCGGCGGCGCGTGACGAAATGGGGAGCGCGACCTCCTCGGGGCCCGCATGCCATCGAGCGTCTGTTCGCCACCGTGGGCCCGCTCTTCGGCACAGAGCCCATCCCCGCGACACGATTGTGGCTCGATGACGGCTTAGAGGCCGCAGCCGCCCGGATGCTTCAGCCGCTACCGCCCGGGCCTTGCCTGGCGCTCGGGCCCGGTGCCAAATGGCCGCCCAAGACCTGGCCTTCGGGGCGGTTCGTCGAGATGGTCGAGGCCGTGCGAGACCTGTTCGCCGGGGTCGTGATCCTGGGAGGTCCAGGGGATACAGGGAGCGCCCTGCGGGTCGCGGCGGGGATCCGCCTGCCATGCGTGAACCTCTGCGGTCGCACCAGCCTCCTCGAAGACTGCGCGGTGCTCACGCGCTGTGCCGTCTTCGTCGGCAACGACTCGGGCGCCGGTCACATGGCGGCCGCGCTCGAGACCGCCACCCTCACGGTGTTCGGCCCGACCGATCCGCTCTGCTTTCACCCCTGGGGGGCGCGCGCCGCCTGGGTGGTCGCCCCGGGCGGCGAGCTCGCGGCGCTCACCGGTAGCGCGGTCGCCGAACGCCTGCGCGAACAGTTCTTCCGCCCCTGCGGTGCCTCCGGATGA
- a CDS encoding DUF6165 family protein, whose amino-acid sequence MSIETPLPVGDFIDRLTILDIKSERVEDPVKLRNIERERAALRRIWSDSTYFGTSIEGEQRELKLVNAELWEVEERIRIKEQRGEFDREFIALARSIYRLNDWRARVKRAINLKLGSDLIEEKSYHGQGASP is encoded by the coding sequence ATGAGCATCGAGACGCCCTTGCCGGTCGGCGACTTCATCGATCGCCTCACCATCCTCGACATCAAGTCGGAGCGCGTGGAAGACCCGGTAAAGCTCCGTAATATCGAGCGCGAGCGCGCCGCGCTCCGCCGGATCTGGAGCGATTCCACCTATTTTGGCACGTCTATCGAGGGCGAGCAAAGAGAGCTCAAGCTTGTCAACGCCGAGCTCTGGGAGGTCGAGGAGCGTATCCGCATCAAGGAACAGCGGGGTGAGTTCGACCGCGAGTTCATCGCGTTGGCTCGCAGTATCTACCGGCTCAACGATTGGCGCGCGCGAGTCAAACGCGCCATCAACCTCAAGCTCGGCTCCGATCTCATCGAGGAGAAGTCCTACCACGGACAGGGTGCTTCACCATGA
- a CDS encoding glycosyltransferase, translated as MIPSAHLIASRRPGGAEGFYCRLVMALAAEAWPVHAVHPPGSAVGSALGGAVSRFEIPMLGTWDILARRRIARLLRRLAIPIVQTYLGRASRLTRLGGRPGPIHLARLGGYYDLDHYRHAHAFVAVTQGLCDHLVQNGIPAGRVFHIPNFVEVPKPEGGGRLGYWRERLGLPQEAWVVVTVGRLHPIKGLDVLLAALARAPGYIEDWPVHLVIVGDGPLRAALEQEAHALGLSGRVHFVGWQIDPGPYYRACDLVVCASRQETFGNTVLEAWAYGRAVLSTRTAGPLEIITHGEDGSLVAAEDPAALAQGLERLLKDLGARHDLGEAGRKRLALDFSRERIVQRYQALYEVLAGG; from the coding sequence ATGATCCCCTCGGCACACCTCATCGCCAGCCGGCGGCCGGGCGGGGCAGAGGGCTTTTACTGTCGGCTGGTGATGGCGCTTGCGGCCGAGGCCTGGCCGGTCCATGCCGTCCATCCCCCCGGCAGCGCCGTGGGATCGGCCCTGGGCGGTGCCGTGTCCCGGTTCGAGATCCCCATGCTCGGGACTTGGGACATCCTGGCGCGTCGTCGGATAGCGCGCCTCTTGCGGCGCCTCGCCATCCCGATCGTCCAGACCTACCTTGGGCGCGCGAGCCGCTTGACGCGTCTCGGGGGCCGCCCCGGCCCGATCCACCTGGCGCGCCTCGGGGGCTACTACGACCTCGACCACTATCGACACGCCCACGCCTTCGTGGCCGTGACCCAGGGCCTCTGCGACCACCTGGTGCAGAACGGGATCCCGGCCGGGCGCGTCTTTCACATCCCGAACTTCGTGGAGGTACCGAAGCCGGAGGGCGGGGGCCGTCTCGGGTATTGGCGCGAGCGCCTCGGCCTGCCGCAAGAGGCCTGGGTGGTGGTGACGGTCGGCCGCCTGCACCCGATCAAGGGTCTCGATGTGCTGCTCGCGGCACTGGCCCGCGCCCCCGGCTACATCGAAGACTGGCCGGTGCACCTGGTTATCGTCGGGGACGGGCCGCTGCGCGCGGCGCTGGAGCAGGAGGCCCATGCCCTCGGGCTCTCCGGGCGGGTGCATTTCGTCGGCTGGCAGATAGATCCCGGTCCGTATTACCGAGCCTGCGATCTGGTGGTATGTGCCTCGCGCCAGGAGACCTTCGGAAACACCGTCCTGGAGGCCTGGGCCTACGGTCGGGCCGTGCTCTCGACCCGCACGGCGGGCCCCCTGGAGATCATCACCCACGGGGAGGACGGCTCACTGGTCGCGGCCGAGGACCCGGCGGCCCTCGCGCAGGGGCTCGAACGACTGCTCAAGGACCTAGGCGCCCGCCACGACCTCGGCGAGGCCGGCAGGAAGCGACTGGCCCTCGATTTCAGCCGCGAACGGATCGTGCAGCGATATCAGGCGCTCTACGAGGTCCTGGCAGGCGGCTAG